CCGGCAACAACAAGATGCGCGTCTTCCAGGAGGAGATCTTCGGGCCGGTGGTGACGGTGACGTCGTTCACCGACTTCAACGACGCGATGGGCATCGCCAACGACACCCTCTACGGACTCGGTGCCGGGGTGTGGAGCCGCGACGGCAACACCGCCTACCGGGCCGGTCGCGAGATCAAGGCTGGCCGGGTGTGGGTGAACTGCTACCACGTGTACCCGTCGCATGCGGCGTTCGGTGGCTACAAGCAATCCGGATTCGGCCGCGAAACCCACAAGATGGCCCTCGACCACTACCAGCAGACCAAGAATCTGCTCGTGTCCTACACCGACAAGGCGCAGGGCTTCTTCTGATGAGTGCCCCGGCGGCCGTGGTCATCACCGCCGCGGCGGCCCAGCTGCTGGGCCGACTGCAGGACCGCCACGGTCCGGTGATGTTCCACCAGTCGGGCGGCTGCTGCGACGGGTCGTCACCGATGTGCTACCCGCGCGGCGACTTCCTCGTCGGCGACCGTGACGTCCTGCTGGGAGTCCTCGACGTGGGAGCCGACGGTGTCTCCGTGTGGATCTCGGGTCCGCAATACCAGGCCTGGAAGCACACTCAGCTGGTCATCGACGTGGTGCCCGGCCGCGGCGGCGGATTCAGCCTGGAGGCACCCGAAGGCATGCGATTTCTCAGTCGCGGCCGCATCTTCTCGGACGACGAAAAAGCCCAGCTAGAAGCCATCCCGGTGATCACCGGCGCGTCGTACGAGGAAGGCGCGCGCCCGTCGGTTCGAGGCGCGATTATTGACCAAGCCGTGCCGGAAACGTGCCCGCCTCGTACTCGGTAACTCAGTACGCTCGATGAGGTGATCCCGTTACCCCGGCCCTGGCTGCTGGCCAGCGCGTTGCTGATCGGCACCGCGGTCGGGTTACTGGCGGGGGTGGCGTCGACCGTGCTCGTTCATACCCGAGTGCGCCCCGACGTCGCCATCGCGTTGGTGGTCGGGCTGCCCAGCGTGGCCGGGCTGCTGACGATCCTGTTCTCCGGACGTCGCTGGGTCACGATGCTGGGCGCGTTCATTCTGGCCATGGGACCCGGCTGGTTCGGGGTGCTCGTCGGCATCCAGGTGACCTCCGGTGGCTGACAAGCGGGTCGACAAAGACCACGCGCCGAACCCGGGGACCGAGCCGTTCGTTCCGGACTTCGAGGACACCGGCACCCGGGGATTCGTCCCGGACTTCGACGACACCGGTGAGCACTCGGTGCCGTTCGTGCCGAACTTCGGTGATACCGGCTCGCAGCCGATATCGTTCGCCGCGCAGAAGCCGGAGGTAGCGGACGTCAAGGACGCGGCCGAGACGCCCCCGGTTGCCGAACTCCAGGAAGCCGGTGCTGCGGCGCAGTCGGTCATCGTGCCCGGCCGCTACCAGTACCTGAAGTGGTGGAAGTTGGTCTTGGTGCTCATCGGCGTGTGGGCCGCGACGGCCGAGGTCGGGCTGAGTCTGTTCTATTGGTGGTATCACACGCTCGACAAGACCCCCGCGGTGTTCATGGCCCTGGTCTACGTCGTCGCCTGCACCGTCGGCGGGGTGATGTTGGCGATGGTCCAGGGCAGGCCGGTGATCGCTGCGCTGTCCATCGCGGTGATGTCGGGACCGTTCGGCTCCGTCATCGCCGCGGCACCCCTGTACGGCTATTACTACTGCGCGCGCGCGGGCCATTGTCTGGTCGCCGTCATCCCATATTGACCTATGAGGCTGGGTCCCGTCACCCACGGTGTCGTGCAGTGCGAAGTCCTCGCCCACTAGTCTGGGCTCGTGACTTCTCACTATGACGTCGTTGTCCTCGGGGCCGGTCCCGGCGGATACGTTGCGGCCATTCGCGCCGCGCAGCTCGGCCTGAACAC
The DNA window shown above is from Mycobacterium sp. Aquia_216 and carries:
- a CDS encoding DUF779 domain-containing protein produces the protein MSAPAAVVITAAAAQLLGRLQDRHGPVMFHQSGGCCDGSSPMCYPRGDFLVGDRDVLLGVLDVGADGVSVWISGPQYQAWKHTQLVIDVVPGRGGGFSLEAPEGMRFLSRGRIFSDDEKAQLEAIPVITGASYEEGARPSVRGAIIDQAVPETCPPRTR
- a CDS encoding putative holin, coding for MIPLPRPWLLASALLIGTAVGLLAGVASTVLVHTRVRPDVAIALVVGLPSVAGLLTILFSGRRWVTMLGAFILAMGPGWFGVLVGIQVTSGG